A window of Xylophilus sp. GW821-FHT01B05 contains these coding sequences:
- the gshB gene encoding glutathione synthase gives MHILFIADPLDTFKIYKDTTFAMMRELQRRGHTLAACGPQDLAWQSGGQVTAVVQNLRLTGDAVNWFSAEAVAQPQALNSFGAVLMRKDPPFDSEYFYATHLLEQAEREGARVFNKPRALRDHPEKLAIMEFPQFIGPTLVTRSADAIRAFHAEHRDIILKPLDGMGGMGIFRVKDDGLNLGSITETLNRDGAQTVMVQKFLPAIAEGDKRILIIGGKPAPYCLARIPQGGEVRGNLAAGGKGVARPLTNRDREIAEALGPALFARGLLLIGLDVIGDKVTEINVTSPTCFQEIQQQAGFDVAAMFVDALEASLAGA, from the coding sequence ATGCACATCCTGTTCATCGCCGATCCGCTCGACACCTTCAAGATCTACAAGGACACCACGTTCGCCATGATGCGAGAGCTGCAGCGGCGCGGCCACACGCTGGCGGCCTGCGGCCCGCAAGACCTGGCCTGGCAAAGCGGCGGCCAGGTCACGGCGGTCGTGCAGAACCTGCGCCTCACTGGCGACGCAGTGAACTGGTTCAGCGCAGAAGCGGTTGCGCAGCCCCAGGCGCTGAACAGCTTCGGCGCCGTCCTGATGCGCAAGGATCCGCCCTTCGACTCCGAATACTTCTACGCCACCCATCTGCTCGAGCAGGCCGAGCGCGAAGGCGCGCGCGTCTTCAACAAGCCGCGTGCACTGCGCGACCATCCAGAGAAGCTCGCCATCATGGAGTTTCCGCAGTTCATCGGCCCCACGCTGGTGACCCGTAGCGCCGACGCCATCCGCGCCTTCCACGCCGAGCACCGCGACATCATCCTGAAGCCGCTCGACGGCATGGGCGGCATGGGCATCTTCCGCGTCAAGGACGACGGCCTGAACCTGGGCTCCATCACCGAAACCCTGAACCGCGACGGCGCGCAAACGGTGATGGTCCAGAAATTCCTGCCGGCCATCGCAGAGGGCGACAAGCGCATCCTGATCATCGGCGGCAAACCCGCACCGTACTGCCTGGCGCGCATCCCCCAGGGCGGAGAAGTGCGCGGCAACCTGGCGGCCGGTGGCAAAGGCGTGGCTCGGCCTCTTACCAATAGAGACCGTGAAATCGCCGAAGCCCTGGGCCCGGCCCTGTTCGCGCGCGGCCTGTTGCTGATCGGCCTGGACGTCATCGGCGACAAAGTCACCGAAATCAACGTCACCAGCCCCACCTGCTTCCAAGAGATCCAGCAGCAAGCCGGCTTCGATGTCGCAGCCATGTTCGTCGACGCACTGGAGGCCTCCCTGGCAGGGGCTTGA
- a CDS encoding benzoate/H(+) symporter BenE family transporter yields MRFFRDLSLSAATAGFVAVLVGFTSSVAIVFQAARAFGAGSEVISSWMWALGLGMGLCSALPSLWWRQPVMVAWSTPGAAVLAVAGSGFGLNDAVGAFLVSAALVVLVGATGWFERVMNRIPVAIASALLAGVLARFGLQAFAAAGTALPLVGSMLLAYLLARRLAPRYAVPVTLLVAIVFVAIRGDLVSAQWHFDLAKPVFIAPAFHWQAVISLALPLFVVTMASQNLPGVAAIRAAGYSMPVSKVITLTGLVTLVLAPFGAFALNLSAITAAICMGREAHPDPARRYTAAVCCGALYVLIGIFGAAVTGLLTAFPPELVAAIAGLALLGTIGGGLASALRDDTHREAATITFLVTLSGVAIAGIGSAFWGVVAGAIALFVQQYRARPQRS; encoded by the coding sequence ATGCGGTTCTTCAGGGATCTGAGTTTGTCGGCGGCCACCGCCGGTTTTGTGGCGGTACTGGTGGGTTTCACCAGCTCGGTCGCCATCGTGTTCCAGGCCGCGCGCGCCTTTGGCGCCGGGTCTGAGGTGATCAGCTCATGGATGTGGGCGCTGGGCCTGGGCATGGGCCTGTGCTCGGCCCTGCCCTCGCTCTGGTGGCGCCAGCCGGTGATGGTTGCCTGGAGCACGCCGGGCGCCGCCGTGCTGGCCGTCGCGGGCAGCGGCTTTGGCTTGAACGATGCCGTTGGCGCCTTTCTGGTCAGCGCCGCGCTGGTGGTGCTGGTTGGCGCCACCGGCTGGTTCGAACGCGTCATGAACCGCATCCCCGTCGCCATCGCCTCGGCCCTGCTGGCCGGCGTGCTCGCGCGCTTCGGCCTGCAGGCCTTTGCCGCCGCCGGCACGGCGCTGCCGCTGGTCGGCAGCATGCTGCTGGCCTATCTGCTGGCGCGCCGGCTCGCGCCGCGCTATGCCGTGCCGGTCACGTTGTTGGTCGCTATTGTTTTCGTAGCTATACGCGGAGACCTGGTCTCGGCTCAGTGGCATTTTGACCTGGCAAAACCGGTCTTCATCGCACCGGCATTCCATTGGCAGGCCGTCATCAGCCTGGCGCTGCCGCTGTTTGTGGTCACCATGGCATCGCAGAACCTGCCTGGTGTCGCGGCCATCCGCGCCGCTGGCTACAGCATGCCGGTCTCCAAGGTCATCACCCTCACCGGCCTGGTCACCCTGGTGCTCGCGCCCTTCGGCGCCTTTGCGCTGAACCTGAGCGCCATCACCGCGGCCATCTGCATGGGCCGCGAGGCGCATCCTGACCCGGCGCGCCGCTACACCGCCGCCGTGTGCTGCGGCGCACTCTATGTATTGATCGGCATCTTTGGCGCGGCTGTCACCGGCTTGCTCACCGCCTTCCCCCCAGAACTGGTGGCGGCCATCGCCGGGCTGGCCTTGCTCGGCACCATCGGCGGCGGGCTGGCATCGGCCCTGCGCGACGACACTCACCGCGAAGCCGCCACCATTACTTTCCTCGTCACGCTCAGTGGCGTCGCAATAGCCGGCATCGGCTCAGCCTTCTGGGGCGTGGTCGCAGGCGCGATTGCGCTCTTCGTACAACAATACCGGGCCCGGCCGCAGCGCTCCTGA
- a CDS encoding polysaccharide deacetylase family protein, which yields MPNPTFTGALPHHGRFGYAPITRRPDYAWPGGARLAVYLGFNIEHFAFGEGLGANIGPASPQPDVLNYTWREYGNRVGAWRCLELFDQLGLPAGALINTALYAHCPELVAALVARGDELIGHGHSNAERQGALDEAGERALLAHCRSRIATESGQAPDGWLSPWISETPRTPDLLAETGYRYTLNWCHDDQPVPMRTRGGQRLWSVPYPQELNDIPAIVHRQMDAAAFTAMVIDNFDEMRLQSQAQPLVMGLALHPYIVGQPYRLRHLRRALEHLARARDAGDIWFTTPGAICRHVDALAAERPGEF from the coding sequence GTGCCCAATCCAACGTTTACCGGAGCCTTGCCGCACCACGGCCGTTTTGGCTATGCGCCGATCACGCGCCGCCCCGACTACGCCTGGCCGGGCGGCGCGCGGCTGGCGGTGTACCTGGGCTTCAATATTGAGCACTTTGCCTTTGGCGAGGGGCTGGGCGCCAACATCGGGCCAGCGTCGCCGCAGCCCGACGTGCTCAATTACACGTGGCGCGAATACGGCAACCGCGTCGGCGCCTGGCGCTGCCTGGAGCTGTTCGATCAATTGGGCCTGCCAGCCGGCGCACTTATCAATACCGCGCTGTATGCGCATTGCCCGGAACTGGTGGCGGCGCTGGTGGCGCGCGGCGATGAGCTGATCGGCCATGGCCACAGCAATGCCGAGCGCCAGGGCGCGCTGGACGAGGCGGGCGAGCGCGCCCTGCTGGCGCACTGCCGCAGCCGCATCGCCACGGAGAGCGGCCAGGCGCCGGATGGCTGGCTGTCGCCGTGGATATCCGAGACCCCGCGTACGCCCGATCTGCTGGCCGAGACCGGCTACCGCTACACGCTGAACTGGTGCCACGACGACCAGCCCGTGCCGATGCGCACCCGCGGCGGCCAGCGCCTGTGGTCGGTGCCCTACCCGCAGGAGCTCAACGACATCCCGGCGATCGTGCACCGCCAGATGGATGCGGCGGCGTTTACCGCCATGGTGATCGACAACTTCGACGAGATGCGCCTGCAGTCACAGGCGCAACCGCTGGTGATGGGGCTGGCGCTGCATCCCTACATCGTCGGCCAGCCCTACCGGCTGCGCCACCTGCGCCGCGCGCTGGAGCACCTGGCGCGGGCCCGGGATGCGGGCGACATCTGGTTCACCACGCCTGGCGCGATCTGCCGCCATGTGGATGCCCTGGCTGCCGAGCGGCCCGGGGAATTTTGA
- a CDS encoding potassium transporter Kup — translation MSATSKSTLPALTLGAIGVVYGDIGTSVLYAMREVFHAGHVPFNHESIYGVLSMFFWTLVVIVSLKYVVLVLRADNNGEGGLVAMLALASQAVKDKPRLRRVLLVVGIFGTSLFYGDGVITPAISVLSAVEGLEVVSPEFRNYVIPLTLVVLFALFAVQKRGTGGIGKFFGPITLTWFIVIAALGVMHIAGHPEILKALNPYYALLFIWHQPLITFIILGAMVLCVTGAEALYADLGHFGKRPIRLAWFAVAMPALTLNYFGQGALLLADPSAVQNPFFRMAPEWALIPLVLLATMATVIASQALISGAFSITKQVIQLGYLPRLNIQHTSVREAGQIYIPFVNWGLFVAIVLAVVTFRSSSNLAAAYGIAVTLDMLITTILTFFVIRYGWKYPLPLCIAATGAFFVIDLAFFSSNLLKLFIGGWFPLLIGGCVFTLMMTWKRGRELLNEKMHADAIDLPGFLDAVFVSPPTRVEGTAVFLTAEPGAVPNALLHNLKHNKVLHAQNLFVTVRNHEKPWIGLDRRLEVEPLGHDCWQVVVHYGFKNDPDLPKALSQLSGRGCDMEPMVVSYFLSRDTVIPTMGRGMAPWREKLFAQMHRNASGAADFLHLPNNAVVELGSKIEI, via the coding sequence GTGTCCGCTACCTCCAAATCGACCCTCCCGGCTCTGACCCTGGGCGCCATCGGCGTCGTCTACGGCGACATCGGCACCAGCGTGCTCTATGCGATGCGGGAGGTGTTCCATGCCGGGCACGTGCCGTTCAACCACGAGAGCATCTATGGCGTGCTGTCCATGTTCTTCTGGACATTGGTGGTCATCGTCTCGCTCAAGTACGTGGTGCTGGTGCTGCGGGCCGACAACAACGGCGAAGGCGGGCTGGTGGCCATGCTGGCGCTGGCCTCGCAGGCGGTAAAAGACAAGCCCCGGCTGCGCCGCGTGCTGCTGGTGGTGGGCATCTTTGGCACCTCGCTGTTCTATGGCGACGGCGTCATCACCCCGGCGATCTCGGTGCTGTCGGCGGTGGAAGGCCTGGAGGTGGTGTCGCCTGAATTCCGCAACTACGTGATCCCGCTGACGCTGGTGGTGCTGTTTGCGCTGTTTGCGGTGCAAAAGCGCGGCACTGGCGGCATCGGCAAGTTCTTCGGGCCGATTACGCTCACCTGGTTCATCGTCATTGCGGCGCTGGGCGTGATGCACATCGCTGGCCACCCCGAGATTCTGAAGGCGCTCAACCCCTATTACGCGCTGCTCTTCATCTGGCACCAGCCGCTGATCACTTTCATCATCCTGGGCGCGATGGTGCTGTGCGTGACCGGCGCCGAGGCGCTCTACGCCGACCTGGGCCACTTCGGCAAGCGGCCGATCCGCCTGGCCTGGTTCGCCGTGGCCATGCCGGCACTCACGCTCAATTACTTTGGCCAGGGCGCGCTGCTGCTGGCCGACCCAAGCGCGGTGCAGAACCCGTTCTTTCGCATGGCGCCCGAATGGGCGCTGATCCCGCTGGTGCTGCTGGCCACCATGGCCACCGTGATCGCCTCGCAGGCGCTGATCTCGGGCGCCTTCAGCATCACCAAGCAGGTGATCCAGCTGGGCTACCTGCCGCGCCTCAATATCCAGCACACCAGCGTGCGCGAGGCCGGGCAGATCTACATCCCCTTCGTCAACTGGGGGCTGTTCGTGGCCATCGTACTGGCCGTGGTGACCTTCCGTTCGTCCAGCAACCTGGCGGCGGCCTATGGCATTGCGGTGACGCTGGACATGCTGATCACCACCATCCTGACCTTCTTCGTGATCCGCTACGGCTGGAAGTACCCGCTGCCGCTGTGCATCGCCGCCACCGGCGCGTTCTTTGTCATCGACCTGGCGTTCTTCAGCTCCAACCTGCTCAAGCTGTTCATCGGCGGCTGGTTCCCGCTGTTGATCGGGGGCTGCGTCTTCACATTGATGATGACCTGGAAGCGTGGCCGCGAGCTGCTCAACGAGAAGATGCACGCCGACGCGATCGACCTGCCCGGCTTCCTCGACGCGGTCTTTGTCAGCCCGCCGACCCGGGTCGAGGGCACGGCGGTGTTCCTCACCGCCGAGCCGGGCGCCGTGCCCAATGCGCTGCTCCACAACCTCAAGCACAACAAGGTGCTGCATGCGCAGAACCTGTTCGTCACGGTGCGCAACCACGAGAAGCCCTGGATCGGCCTGGACCGCCGGCTGGAAGTCGAGCCGCTTGGCCATGACTGCTGGCAGGTGGTGGTGCACTACGGCTTCAAGAATGACCCGGACCTGCCCAAGGCGCTGTCGCAACTGAGCGGGCGCGGCTGCGACATGGAGCCGATGGTGGTCAGCTACTTCCTCTCGCGCGACACCGTGATCCCCACCATGGGCCGCGGCATGGCGCCTTGGCGCGAGAAACTGTTTGCCCAGATGCACCGCAATGCCAGCGGCGCGGCCGACTTCCTGCACCTGCCCAACAACGCGGTGGTGGAGCTGGGGTCGAAGATCGAAATCTGA
- the gshA gene encoding glutamate--cysteine ligase: MVPHLITALTGPINELEQRVIDSMPAIERWFRLEWMEHTPPFYSSVDIRNAGFKLAPVDTNLFPGGWNNLTQQMLPLAVQAAMAAIEKICPEARNLLVIPENHTRNVFYLQNVAQLVRIFHMAGLNVRVGSISPEVKESTVVDLPNGGRVTLEPVIRSQHRLGLKDFDPCTILLNNDLSAGAPGILEDLHEQYLLPPLHAGWSVRRKSNHFQSYEEVSKRFGKLLGIDPWLINPMFGKCGEVDFSDGSGMDCLTSNVDTLLAKIKRKYKEYGINEKPFVVVKADNGTYGMGIMTVRDAKDLDALTRKAKNKMGVIKDGQAVSNVIIQEGVLTNERIGESVAEPVVYMMDRYVVGGFYRVHGERGVDENLNAPGASFQPLEFDDSAHLLQPGGKSAADAPNRFYMYGVIGRLAMLAASYELEATNPEAEIYE, encoded by the coding sequence ATGGTTCCGCATCTCATCACGGCGCTCACCGGCCCGATCAACGAACTCGAACAACGCGTCATTGACTCCATGCCGGCCATCGAGCGCTGGTTCCGCCTTGAATGGATGGAGCACACGCCGCCGTTCTACAGCTCGGTCGATATCCGCAATGCCGGCTTCAAGCTGGCGCCGGTAGACACCAATCTCTTCCCCGGCGGCTGGAACAACCTCACGCAGCAGATGCTGCCGCTGGCGGTGCAGGCGGCGATGGCCGCCATCGAGAAGATCTGCCCCGAGGCGCGCAACCTGCTGGTGATCCCCGAGAACCACACGCGCAACGTGTTCTACCTGCAGAACGTGGCGCAACTGGTGCGCATCTTCCACATGGCCGGGCTCAATGTGCGCGTGGGCTCGATCAGCCCGGAGGTCAAGGAATCCACCGTGGTCGACCTGCCCAATGGCGGCCGCGTCACGCTGGAGCCGGTGATCCGCTCGCAGCACCGGCTGGGGCTGAAGGATTTCGATCCCTGCACCATCCTGCTGAACAACGACCTGTCGGCTGGCGCCCCCGGCATCCTGGAAGACCTGCACGAGCAGTACCTGCTGCCGCCGCTGCACGCGGGCTGGTCGGTGCGCCGCAAGAGCAACCACTTCCAGAGCTACGAAGAGGTGTCCAAGCGCTTTGGCAAGCTGCTGGGCATAGACCCGTGGCTGATCAACCCGATGTTCGGCAAGTGCGGCGAGGTCGATTTCTCCGACGGCTCGGGCATGGACTGCCTGACCAGCAATGTCGACACCCTGCTGGCCAAGATCAAGCGCAAGTACAAGGAATACGGCATCAACGAGAAGCCGTTTGTGGTGGTCAAGGCCGACAACGGCACCTACGGCATGGGCATCATGACGGTGCGCGACGCCAAGGACCTGGACGCGCTGACGCGCAAGGCCAAGAACAAGATGGGCGTCATCAAGGACGGCCAGGCGGTCAGCAACGTGATCATCCAGGAAGGCGTGCTGACCAACGAGCGCATCGGCGAGAGCGTGGCCGAGCCGGTGGTCTACATGATGGACCGCTACGTGGTCGGCGGCTTCTACCGGGTGCACGGCGAGCGCGGCGTGGACGAGAACCTCAACGCGCCCGGCGCCAGCTTCCAGCCGCTGGAGTTCGACGACAGCGCCCACCTGCTGCAGCCGGGCGGCAAATCGGCCGCCGATGCGCCCAATCGTTTCTATATGTACGGCGTGATCGGCCGGCTGGCCATGCTGGCGGCCAGCTACGAGCTTGAGGCCACCAACCCCGAAGCCGAGATCTACGAATAG
- a CDS encoding glutamate-5-semialdehyde dehydrogenase codes for MNALNVAEYVQTLGVQARAASALMARADAATKNRALKALARRLREAGPALAAENAKDLTRAEAAGLAAPMVDRLRLTPKVIETVAQGCEQLAAMPELIGELSGLKQQPSGIRVGQMRVPLGVFGMIFESRPNVTIEAASLSIKSGNACILRGGSEAIDSNKALAVLVQQALEEAGLPADAVQMVATTDREAVGQLIAMPDYVDVIIPRGGKSLIERISREAKVPVIKHLDGNCHTYVDDPCDIAMAVKVADNAKTQKYSPCNASEGLLVARGVAAAFLPLIGAVYAGKGVEMRCDAEARAILAEVPGAQLADATEADWSEEYLAPIISVKVVAGVDEAIAHINRYSSHHTDAILTRDHVHAQRFLREVDSASVMVNASTRFADGFEYGLGAEIGISTDKFHARGPVGLEGLTSLKWVVLGDGEIRV; via the coding sequence CCAGACCCTCGGTGTGCAGGCCCGGGCTGCTTCCGCCCTGATGGCGCGGGCCGACGCCGCCACCAAGAACCGCGCGCTGAAGGCGCTGGCACGGCGCCTGCGCGAGGCTGGCCCGGCGCTGGCCGCTGAAAACGCCAAGGACCTGACCCGCGCCGAGGCCGCCGGCCTGGCCGCGCCCATGGTGGACCGCCTGCGCCTCACGCCCAAGGTGATAGAGACCGTGGCCCAGGGCTGCGAGCAACTGGCCGCCATGCCGGAGCTGATCGGCGAGCTCAGCGGCCTGAAGCAGCAGCCCAGCGGCATCCGCGTGGGCCAGATGCGCGTGCCGTTGGGCGTGTTTGGCATGATCTTCGAGAGCCGCCCCAATGTGACCATTGAGGCCGCCAGCCTGTCGATCAAGAGCGGCAATGCCTGCATATTGCGTGGCGGCTCGGAGGCGATCGACTCCAACAAGGCGCTGGCCGTGCTGGTGCAGCAGGCGCTGGAAGAGGCCGGCCTGCCGGCTGACGCGGTACAGATGGTGGCCACCACCGACCGCGAGGCCGTGGGCCAGCTCATTGCCATGCCCGATTACGTTGACGTGATCATCCCGCGCGGCGGCAAGAGCCTGATCGAGCGCATCAGCCGCGAGGCCAAGGTGCCGGTCATCAAGCACCTGGACGGCAACTGCCACACCTATGTGGACGACCCGTGTGACATCGCCATGGCGGTCAAGGTGGCAGACAACGCCAAGACGCAGAAGTACAGCCCCTGCAATGCCAGTGAAGGCCTGCTGGTGGCGCGCGGCGTGGCGGCGGCCTTCCTGCCCCTGATCGGTGCGGTCTACGCGGGCAAGGGCGTGGAGATGCGCTGCGACGCCGAGGCGCGCGCCATTCTGGCGGAGGTGCCGGGCGCCCAATTGGCCGACGCCACCGAGGCGGATTGGTCCGAGGAATACCTGGCGCCCATCATCAGCGTCAAGGTGGTGGCGGGCGTGGACGAGGCGATTGCGCACATCAACCGCTATTCGTCCCACCACACCGACGCCATCCTCACGCGCGACCACGTGCATGCCCAGCGTTTTTTGCGCGAGGTCGATTCGGCCAGCGTTATGGTCAATGCGAGTACCCGCTTCGCGGATGGCTTCGAGTACGGGCTGGGGGCGGAAATCGGCATCAGTACCGACAAGTTCCACGCCCGCGGCCCGGTCGGGCTGGAGGGGCTGACCTCGCTCAAGTGGGTGGTGCTGGGAGACGGCGAAATCCGCGTCTGA